A window of Pedobacter lusitanus contains these coding sequences:
- the chrA gene encoding chromate efflux transporter, with the protein MEKRQLLFIKDVFLFTFTAFGGAQAHISLLLKYFVKQTHYISEEDLLELNALAQILPGPASTQTLVGIAHKVGGLKLALITFLIWIIPSAAIMTFAAFSFAQLDHKVQFTLILKYIQPIALGIVAFGAYTLSRKVLVTQTAIFLAISAVIVTLVLRNAYVFPLAILVGGMISSALESPREESEIRVKLFANVNPKKLAYFFGVMLFLAALGAIINRTSPFSLPIRLFENFYRNGIFIFGGGQVLVPLMFTEFVQMKHYLGSSEFLSGFAIQQALPGPTFSFTSYVGALSMKNFGYGTFGQILGGIVGVLGINLPGLILVLFIVPFWEDLKKITRIKHSLSGINAVSVGFIIAAFVLLIKPVGFDLMSISLIVATFLILNFTRISPPLIVLAGILLGYFM; encoded by the coding sequence ATGGAAAAAAGACAGCTACTGTTCATTAAAGATGTTTTTCTTTTTACATTTACAGCATTTGGTGGTGCTCAGGCACATATATCACTTTTGTTAAAGTATTTCGTTAAACAAACTCATTATATCTCAGAAGAGGATTTACTTGAACTTAATGCATTGGCGCAAATTCTTCCGGGGCCGGCATCAACGCAGACACTGGTTGGAATTGCGCATAAAGTAGGTGGATTAAAACTGGCACTGATTACTTTTCTGATCTGGATTATTCCTTCGGCTGCAATCATGACCTTTGCTGCATTCAGTTTTGCGCAGCTGGATCATAAAGTACAGTTTACGCTGATTTTAAAATATATTCAACCAATTGCTCTGGGGATTGTAGCCTTTGGTGCCTACACACTATCAAGGAAAGTTCTGGTTACACAGACGGCAATTTTTTTGGCTATTTCTGCAGTAATTGTGACATTGGTATTAAGAAACGCCTATGTATTTCCTCTGGCCATTCTTGTTGGAGGTATGATTTCTTCTGCTTTAGAGTCTCCACGCGAAGAAAGTGAGATCCGCGTGAAGCTTTTTGCAAACGTTAATCCTAAAAAACTTGCCTATTTTTTTGGTGTAATGTTGTTTTTAGCAGCATTAGGAGCAATTATTAACCGGACATCTCCATTTAGTTTACCCATCAGACTTTTTGAAAACTTTTACAGGAACGGGATCTTTATTTTTGGCGGTGGGCAGGTATTGGTGCCACTGATGTTTACGGAATTCGTACAAATGAAGCATTACCTGGGATCTTCAGAGTTTTTATCAGGCTTTGCCATCCAGCAGGCTCTGCCAGGCCCGACATTTTCTTTTACAAGTTATGTGGGGGCTTTAAGTATGAAAAACTTTGGCTATGGAACTTTTGGGCAGATATTGGGAGGAATAGTAGGGGTGCTGGGGATTAATCTTCCCGGCTTGATTCTGGTCTTATTCATAGTTCCTTTCTGGGAAGATTTAAAGAAGATTACGAGAATCAAACATTCTTTGTCGGGAATTAATGCCGTCAGCGTAGGGTTTATCATTGCAGCATTTGTGCTGCTGATTAAACCTGTAGGATTTGATCTGATGTCAATCAGTCTTATTGTGGCTACTTTTCTGATTTTAAATTTTACAAGAATCAGTCCTCCGCTGATTGTTCTTGCAGGAATATTACTGGGTTACTTTATGTAA
- a CDS encoding tetratricopeptide repeat protein: MATEPNDPFILYALATEYNSLNDTEQAFHYYHKLIEDHPSYVGTYYHLGKLYQKHGQTDKATEIYQLGMKRAREKGDGHAFSELQGAYNMAAGLDYEDD; the protein is encoded by the coding sequence TTGGCAACAGAACCGAACGATCCATTTATCCTATATGCACTGGCAACGGAGTATAACTCCTTAAATGATACCGAACAAGCCTTTCATTATTATCATAAATTAATAGAGGATCATCCATCTTATGTTGGTACTTATTATCATTTAGGTAAATTGTATCAAAAGCACGGGCAAACAGATAAAGCGACAGAAATCTATCAGCTGGGTATGAAAAGGGCAAGAGAGAAGGGTGATGGGCATGCTTTTTCGGAGTTACAGGGTGCATATAATATGGCAGCCGGTCTGGATTATGAAGACGATTAA
- the dnaB gene encoding replicative DNA helicase, with the protein MNTDNGTQGQDRQNFTSSRKNRVGAPVSNLGKIPPQAIDLEEAVLGALMLEKDALSTVIDILKPEVFYAEAHKKIFEAIAILFQKSKPVDILTVTSELRTLGTLEMVGGAYYITNLTNRVASAANIEYHARIISQKYIQRELIRISSDIIQNAYEDTTDIFDLLDHAEKGLFDIAQNNLRRDTQKMDEIIKQSLATLEELRTKSDGLTGVPSGFTALDRITGGWQPSDLVIIAARPAMGKTAFVLTCARNASVEFKRPVVVFSLEMSSVQLVNRLISGETEIEQEKIRKGNLAEWEWQQLHSKIGTLTEAPLLIDDTPALNIFEFRAKCRRLKSQYDIQMIIIDYLQLMHGKGEGQSGGGNREQEIGSISRALKSVAKELNVPVLALSQLSRAVETRPGVNGKRPLLSDLRESGSIEQDADMVLFLYRPEYYGITEDESGRSQAGVGEVIIAKHRNGETGIVPLRFIGKYVKFADLEEDFMPPNSFSMDNPGAGMLPSADFDRPAGNVIIKPSRMDDFDDDAPF; encoded by the coding sequence ATGAATACGGATAACGGAACACAAGGTCAGGACAGGCAGAACTTTACCTCTTCCAGAAAAAACAGAGTCGGAGCCCCAGTCAGCAATTTGGGCAAAATACCCCCCCAGGCTATAGATTTAGAAGAAGCAGTGCTTGGTGCACTGATGCTGGAAAAAGATGCTCTTTCTACCGTTATTGATATTCTGAAGCCGGAAGTTTTTTACGCAGAGGCCCATAAAAAGATATTTGAAGCCATTGCTATTCTGTTTCAAAAGTCTAAACCTGTCGATATTCTTACAGTCACCTCCGAACTCAGAACACTGGGTACGCTGGAAATGGTAGGTGGTGCTTATTATATCACCAACCTGACCAACCGTGTTGCCTCGGCAGCAAACATTGAATATCATGCCCGTATTATTTCACAAAAATATATACAGCGTGAACTGATCAGGATTTCATCTGATATTATTCAAAACGCATACGAAGACACAACTGATATATTTGATTTGCTTGATCACGCAGAGAAAGGGCTTTTTGATATTGCCCAGAACAACCTGCGCAGGGATACCCAGAAAATGGATGAGATTATCAAACAATCCCTGGCAACCCTGGAGGAGCTCAGAACAAAGTCAGACGGATTAACAGGTGTTCCTTCCGGTTTTACAGCGCTGGACAGAATTACCGGCGGATGGCAGCCATCAGATTTAGTTATTATTGCTGCACGTCCGGCAATGGGGAAAACGGCTTTCGTACTAACCTGCGCCAGAAATGCATCTGTTGAATTTAAACGTCCGGTAGTGGTATTCTCATTGGAGATGTCCTCAGTACAGTTAGTGAATCGTTTAATATCCGGAGAAACAGAAATTGAACAGGAAAAAATCCGTAAAGGAAATTTAGCGGAATGGGAATGGCAGCAACTCCATAGTAAAATAGGCACGCTGACAGAAGCTCCTCTTTTAATTGATGACACTCCTGCCCTGAATATTTTTGAATTCAGAGCAAAATGCAGAAGACTAAAATCTCAGTACGATATACAGATGATCATCATCGATTATTTACAATTGATGCATGGTAAAGGAGAAGGACAAAGTGGCGGCGGTAACCGTGAGCAGGAAATTGGTAGTATTTCAAGAGCCCTGAAATCGGTAGCTAAAGAATTGAATGTTCCGGTTCTTGCACTTTCGCAGCTGAGTCGTGCAGTGGAGACAAGACCCGGAGTAAATGGTAAAAGACCACTCTTATCCGATTTGAGGGAATCAGGATCTATTGAGCAGGATGCGGATATGGTATTATTCCTTTACCGCCCTGAATACTACGGAATCACAGAGGATGAAAGCGGAAGATCACAGGCGGGTGTCGGTGAGGTAATTATCGCAAAACACAGGAATGGTGAAACTGGTATCGTGCCACTTAGGTTCATTGGTAAGTATGTTAAATTTGCGGATCTTGAAGAAGACTTCATGCCACCAAATTCATTCTCTATGGATAATCCGGGCGCAGGTATGCTACCTTCAGCAGACTTTGACAGACCTGCAGGTAATGTGATCATTAAACCTTCAAGAATGGATGATTTTGATGATGACGCACCATTTTAG
- the rlmB gene encoding 23S rRNA (guanosine(2251)-2'-O)-methyltransferase RlmB, with the protein MENFRRSPRPKENNEFVFGIRAVIEAIKAGKDIESIYMQRGLTGEIIPELKGLLKGTDIPVHNVPVEKLNRMTQKNHQGVIAVISAITFQKIEDIIPLIYEKGEVPLILILDGITDVRNMGAIARTAACTGVHAIVVPAKNSAQINADAIKTSAGALFTIPVCRQQNLHKTALFLQDCGLQIVACTEKTNDLIYAPDYTAPTAIVMGAEDEGISNDIMRMANHLAKIPMFGEIGSLNVSVSTGVILYEAIRQRGNN; encoded by the coding sequence ATGGAAAACTTTAGAAGGTCACCCAGACCTAAAGAAAATAATGAATTTGTATTCGGTATACGTGCTGTAATTGAAGCAATTAAAGCCGGAAAAGATATAGAGAGTATATATATGCAGCGTGGTCTTACGGGAGAAATTATTCCTGAGCTTAAAGGTTTACTCAAAGGTACCGATATTCCCGTACACAACGTTCCTGTAGAAAAACTAAACAGAATGACACAGAAAAATCACCAGGGAGTGATTGCTGTAATTTCTGCTATTACATTTCAGAAAATTGAAGATATTATTCCTTTGATTTATGAAAAAGGAGAGGTTCCGCTAATCCTTATTCTCGATGGAATTACTGATGTAAGAAATATGGGGGCGATTGCCAGAACTGCAGCTTGTACAGGTGTACACGCAATTGTTGTACCAGCTAAAAATTCTGCTCAGATCAATGCTGATGCTATTAAAACTTCTGCAGGTGCATTATTTACCATTCCGGTTTGCCGTCAGCAGAATTTACATAAAACAGCACTTTTTCTTCAGGATTGTGGTTTGCAGATTGTTGCCTGTACTGAAAAGACAAATGATCTGATTTATGCACCGGACTACACTGCTCCAACTGCGATTGTAATGGGTGCGGAGGATGAAGGTATATCAAATGATATTATGCGCATGGCTAACCATTTAGCAAAGATTCCTATGTTTGGAGAGATCGGTTCGCTGAATGTTTCGGTGTCTACCGGCGTTATTTTGTATGAAGCCATCAGGCAACGCGGTAATAATTAA
- a CDS encoding mannose-1-phosphate guanylyltransferase, with translation MNKNNYALIMAGGVGSRFWPVSRVEHPKQFIDFFGVGKTLIQSTYDRFLKICPPENIFIVTNEIYVDLVRTQLPDIEENQILAEPIMRNTAPCIAYGSMKITEINPDATIVVAPSDHTISNLDAFIAAIEQSLDAARENNCLITLGIKPSRPDTGYGYIQYVETTLPTDPQINKVKIFTEKPNLELAKSFLQSGDFLWNAGIFIWSAKAINDAFSKHLPDMYEIFHIGASLYNTKEEKTFIGNAYLQCTNISIDFAIMEKADNVYVLPTDFGWSDLGTWASIYDMADKDYVGNAVIPSEQVMMFNSSNCMVNVPEDKLVILQGLHDYIVVESNNTLLICPRSEEQSVKQIVADVKSNFGQKFI, from the coding sequence ATGAACAAAAATAATTACGCCCTAATCATGGCCGGTGGCGTTGGCAGTCGTTTTTGGCCCGTAAGCAGAGTTGAACACCCAAAACAGTTTATAGACTTTTTTGGTGTAGGAAAAACACTAATACAGAGCACATACGACCGTTTTTTAAAAATATGCCCACCAGAAAATATATTTATTGTTACCAACGAAATCTATGTTGACCTGGTTAGAACACAGTTGCCTGATATTGAAGAAAACCAGATTCTTGCAGAACCGATCATGCGTAATACAGCACCCTGTATCGCTTATGGCTCAATGAAGATCACAGAAATCAATCCGGATGCGACCATTGTTGTCGCGCCATCAGATCATACGATATCAAATCTGGACGCATTTATAGCCGCCATAGAGCAATCTTTAGACGCGGCCAGGGAAAACAACTGCCTGATCACCCTGGGGATCAAACCCAGCCGCCCTGACACGGGCTACGGCTATATCCAATATGTAGAGACAACCTTACCGACTGACCCACAGATTAACAAAGTGAAAATCTTCACCGAGAAACCTAATCTTGAACTGGCCAAGTCATTCCTGCAAAGTGGTGATTTCTTATGGAATGCCGGTATCTTCATCTGGTCAGCTAAAGCTATCAATGATGCATTCAGCAAGCATTTACCTGACATGTATGAAATTTTTCATATAGGTGCATCTTTATACAACACAAAAGAAGAAAAAACCTTTATTGGCAATGCTTATCTGCAATGCACTAATATTTCCATAGATTTCGCCATTATGGAAAAGGCTGATAATGTTTATGTGCTGCCTACCGATTTCGGATGGTCAGATCTTGGAACATGGGCATCTATTTATGATATGGCTGATAAAGATTATGTCGGGAATGCAGTTATCCCATCTGAACAGGTAATGATGTTCAATTCATCAAACTGTATGGTGAATGTACCTGAAGACAAACTGGTTATTCTGCAGGGCCTGCATGATTATATTGTAGTGGAATCTAATAATACACTGTTGATTTGTCCCAGATCTGAAGAACAGAGCGTGAAACAAATCGTAGCAGATGTAAAGTCCAATTTTGGACAGAAATTTATATAA
- a CDS encoding electron transfer flavoprotein subunit beta/FixA family protein, with protein sequence MKILVCISNVPDTTTKITFTNDNTQFNTAGVTFIVNPYDEIALSRAIELCADGKGTVTVVNVGESSTEPTIRKALAIGADDAVRIDAAPRDAYFTAFQIAEYAKTGEFDMILTGRESIDYNGAQVAAMVGEFLNIPSISIIKKLDYDGTTATLEREIEGGKEVVTVTGKFVASCAEGVAVPTIPTMRGIMSARSKPLAVVAAQPIEEVIKVVQFETPPARGTVKLIPAEEAASLISLLHTEAKVI encoded by the coding sequence ATGAAAATATTAGTTTGTATCAGTAACGTGCCCGACACAACCACAAAAATAACTTTTACTAATGATAATACCCAATTCAATACTGCGGGAGTTACGTTTATCGTGAACCCATATGATGAGATTGCATTATCAAGAGCAATTGAACTTTGTGCTGACGGAAAAGGAACAGTAACGGTGGTTAATGTTGGAGAAAGCAGTACAGAGCCTACAATCAGAAAGGCACTTGCAATCGGAGCAGATGACGCTGTCAGAATTGATGCGGCTCCGCGTGATGCCTATTTCACAGCTTTTCAAATAGCTGAGTACGCTAAAACAGGTGAATTCGATATGATCCTGACCGGACGTGAATCAATTGATTATAATGGCGCTCAGGTAGCGGCAATGGTAGGTGAGTTTTTAAATATCCCTTCTATCTCTATTATCAAAAAATTAGACTACGATGGTACTACTGCAACTCTTGAAAGAGAAATTGAAGGTGGTAAAGAAGTAGTTACTGTAACAGGCAAATTTGTAGCAAGCTGTGCTGAAGGTGTTGCTGTACCAACAATCCCTACAATGAGAGGTATTATGTCAGCAAGATCAAAACCTTTAGCTGTCGTAGCTGCGCAGCCAATTGAAGAAGTAATTAAAGTAGTTCAGTTTGAAACTCCTCCAGCCCGCGGAACTGTTAAGTTAATCCCGGCTGAAGAAGCTGCAAGTCTGATCAGTCTGCTGCATACCGAAGCTAAAGTAATCTAA